The proteins below come from a single Stomoxys calcitrans chromosome 1, idStoCalc2.1, whole genome shotgun sequence genomic window:
- the LOC106089779 gene encoding uncharacterized protein LOC106089779, with the protein MKLFATLLTLCLAVVVSAQSNAIDAAVDEPSQEYLPPAEEANAAKLAEDGYRYKTVRKLKYRARHRRDVSQEYLPPVNEPNQEYLPPSEEKAETKLADDGYRYRTVHKLKLRSRHRRDVSQEYLPPVNEPTQEYLPPGEEKAEDGYRYKTVRTLKFRSRHRRDVSEIEKPSKDYLPPVDVELAPDLKTVLGDDGYRYKTVRRLKLRRHRREADMPAADNAAAAYLPPAEEMPADAAAADMPETKSAELAQDGYRYKTVRRIRYRYRQ; encoded by the exons atg AAACTCTTTGCAACCCTGTTGACTTTGTGTCTAGCCGTTGTGGTATCCGCCCAATCTAATGCCATTGATGCTGCTGTAGACGAACCCTCCCAGGAATATTTACCCCCAGCCGAGGAAGCCAATGCAGCTAAATTGGCTGAAGATGGTTACCGGTATAAAACTGTAAGAAAATTGAAATATCGCGCCCGCCATCGTCGTGATGTCTCCCAAGAATATTTGCCTCCAGTCAATGAACCCAATCAGGAATATTTACCTCCCTCAGAGGAGAAAGCAGAAACCAAGTTGGCCGATGATGGTTATCGCTACAGAACCGTACATAAGCTGAAATTACGCTCCCGTCATCGTCGTGATGTCTCTCAGGAATATTTGCCTCCCGTTAATGAACCTACTCAGGAGTATCTGCCCCCGGGCGAAGAGAAGGCCGAAGATGGTTATCGTTACAAGACTGTGCGAACTTTGAAATTCCGTTCCCGCCACAGACGTGATGTTTCGGAAATTGAAAAACCCTCCAAGGACTACTTGCCTCCAGTCGATGTAGAATTGGCCCCTGATCTAAAAACCGTGTTGGGTGATGATGGCTATCGTTACAAAACTGTGCGCCGTTTGAAATTGCGTCGTCACAGACGTGAAGCTGATATGCCAGCAGCCGATAATGCTGCTGCCGCCTACTTGCCTCCCGCCGAAGAGATGCCCGCCGACGCTGCTGCCGCTGATATGCCCGAGACCAAGAGCGCAGAATTAGCCCAAGATGGTTATCGTTACAAGACTGTGCGCCGCATCAGATATCGATATCGCCAATAG